The Mycolicibacterium boenickei genome has a segment encoding these proteins:
- a CDS encoding carboxylesterase/lipase family protein, producing MTDPTPVCTSGGPVVDTGYGPVRGSDDGTVKRWLGIRYAAAPVGELRWRAPQPPARRQEIVDATVAGPVCPQITDPRLPLDLGGRQGEDSLVLNVWAPSGTEAGDGKPVMVWVHGGAYVLGSGSQPLYDGSVLAAEGDAVVVTLNYRLGPFGFLDLSQFNGQPGARGLRFDTNLGLRDVLLALHWVRDNIAAFGGDPRRVTLFGESAGGGIVTTLLASPAAEGLFSAAIAQSSPATSVYDAERSRAVAGQFLERLGISGDEIGRLSGVPVPSILSAAKDVFDAVPTQTPGLLAFAPVVDGDVVPDYPVAAARAGRTHPVPLMIGTNAHEATVFRWMKSPLMPITPGALRSMFAAITAEQPGLQLPTEAQITSAYAGLRPKAIGLGMARDIGFRMPTLWFAEGHSALAPVHLYRFDFTTPMLRLLRLGAAHATELPYVWGNLVAGSKDPTFKLGGLKHGRAVSQRVRRRWVNFAATGQPTGAVGEPVWRPYRREDRAALVIDKQDKTVADLDRDLHAAWGSQILNFR from the coding sequence ATGACCGATCCGACACCCGTCTGTACCAGCGGCGGTCCGGTCGTCGACACCGGGTACGGCCCGGTGCGTGGGTCCGACGACGGAACCGTCAAACGGTGGCTCGGTATCCGCTACGCCGCCGCGCCGGTCGGTGAGTTGCGTTGGCGGGCACCGCAACCGCCCGCACGCCGGCAGGAGATCGTCGACGCGACCGTGGCCGGGCCGGTGTGCCCGCAGATCACCGATCCGAGGCTCCCGCTCGACCTCGGCGGGCGCCAGGGCGAGGACAGCCTGGTGCTCAACGTGTGGGCGCCCAGCGGAACCGAGGCCGGCGACGGCAAACCGGTGATGGTGTGGGTGCACGGCGGGGCCTACGTCCTGGGCTCGGGCAGTCAGCCGCTGTACGACGGGTCGGTGCTGGCCGCCGAAGGTGATGCCGTAGTGGTCACGCTCAACTACCGGCTCGGCCCGTTCGGCTTCCTGGACCTGTCCCAGTTCAACGGACAGCCCGGTGCGCGCGGACTGCGTTTCGACACCAACCTCGGCCTGCGGGATGTGCTGCTCGCACTCCACTGGGTCCGCGACAACATCGCCGCCTTCGGTGGCGATCCGCGACGGGTGACCCTGTTCGGCGAATCGGCAGGCGGCGGGATCGTCACCACCCTGTTGGCCAGCCCGGCCGCCGAGGGCCTGTTCAGCGCGGCGATCGCGCAGAGTTCGCCGGCGACATCGGTGTACGACGCCGAGCGATCACGGGCCGTGGCCGGCCAGTTCCTCGAGCGTCTCGGCATCTCGGGCGACGAGATCGGGCGATTGTCCGGCGTGCCGGTGCCCAGCATCCTGTCCGCGGCCAAAGACGTGTTCGATGCGGTCCCGACGCAGACACCGGGCTTGCTGGCCTTCGCGCCCGTCGTCGACGGCGACGTGGTGCCGGATTACCCGGTGGCGGCGGCCAGGGCGGGGCGCACGCACCCGGTACCGCTGATGATCGGGACCAACGCGCACGAGGCCACGGTGTTCCGCTGGATGAAGTCACCGCTCATGCCGATCACCCCTGGCGCGCTGCGGTCCATGTTCGCGGCGATCACCGCCGAGCAGCCCGGCTTACAACTGCCGACCGAAGCCCAGATCACCTCGGCCTACGCGGGTTTGCGGCCCAAGGCGATCGGATTGGGCATGGCGCGTGACATCGGGTTCCGGATGCCGACGCTGTGGTTCGCCGAGGGGCACAGCGCGCTCGCCCCGGTCCACCTGTACCGCTTCGACTTCACCACCCCGATGCTGCGGCTGCTGCGGCTCGGCGCCGCCCACGCCACCGAGCTGCCCTACGTCTGGGGCAATCTGGTTGCCGGCTCGAAAGATCCGACGTTCAAGCTGGGCGGGCTCAAGCACGGACGTGCGGTGTCGCAGCGGGTGCGTCGGCGCTGGGTCAACTTCGCCGCCACCGGGCAACCCACGGGCGCCGTCGGCGAACCCGTGTGGCGGCCGTACCGCCGCGAGGACCGGGCCGCCCTGGTGATCGACAAGCAGGACAAGACCGTCGCCGACCTGGACCGCGATCTGCACGCGGCCTGGGGGAGCCAGATCCTCAACTTCCGCTGA
- a CDS encoding sterol desaturase family protein, giving the protein MDMIRSVLDFLPPPMRDPVFFAIPFFLVLLTVEWVAARRLEHLESDRAPAGAFQTRDAWASISMGLVSILTTAGWKLLALLGYAAIYAYLAPWHLPGNRWYTWVIAIVGVDLLFYAYHRVAHRVRLIWATHQAHHSSEYYNFATALRQKWNNSGEILAWIPLPLLGIPPWLVFASFSVNLVYQFWVHTERVGKLWRPIEFIFNTPSHHRVHHGRDQLYLDRNYGGILIIWDRMFGTFQPEVFRPHYGLTKPVDTFNIWKLQTHEYVAIAHDVRRAGRLRDRLGYIFGPPGWQPAEVSEPQSVG; this is encoded by the coding sequence ATGGACATGATCAGGTCCGTCCTGGACTTTCTGCCTCCGCCGATGCGCGACCCCGTGTTCTTCGCGATCCCGTTCTTCCTGGTGCTGCTGACCGTCGAGTGGGTGGCGGCCCGCCGCCTGGAGCACCTCGAATCCGACCGGGCGCCTGCCGGCGCGTTCCAGACGCGCGACGCGTGGGCGAGCATCTCGATGGGGCTGGTGTCGATCCTCACGACCGCCGGATGGAAGTTGCTGGCGCTGTTGGGCTATGCGGCGATCTACGCCTATCTGGCACCGTGGCACCTGCCCGGAAACCGGTGGTACACCTGGGTGATCGCGATCGTCGGCGTGGATCTGCTGTTCTACGCGTACCACCGCGTGGCCCATCGGGTGCGGTTGATCTGGGCGACGCACCAGGCCCATCACTCGAGCGAGTACTACAACTTCGCCACCGCGCTGCGGCAGAAATGGAACAACAGTGGCGAGATCCTGGCCTGGATTCCGTTGCCGCTGCTCGGTATCCCACCTTGGCTGGTGTTCGCCAGCTTCTCGGTCAACCTGGTCTACCAGTTCTGGGTGCACACCGAGCGGGTCGGAAAACTCTGGCGGCCAATCGAATTCATCTTCAACACGCCCTCGCACCATCGCGTGCACCACGGACGCGACCAGCTGTACCTGGACCGCAACTACGGCGGCATCCTGATCATCTGGGATCGGATGTTCGGCACCTTCCAGCCGGAGGTGTTCCGGCCGCACTACGGGCTGACCAAGCCGGTGGACACCTTCAACATCTGGAAGCTGCAGACCCACGAGTACGTGGCGATCGCTCACGACGTGCGGCGGGCCGGCCGATTGCGGGACCGGCTGGGCTACATCTTCGGCCCGCCGGGCTGGCAGCCCGCCGAAGTCTCCGAACCCCAGTCGGTCGGGTAA
- a CDS encoding LysM peptidoglycan-binding domain-containing protein, with amino-acid sequence MGDTLTEGQKLEKGGSLTSNNGAYTLTLQDDGNLVLEARGQAVWSTSTNGQDVQRAEVQTDGNFVLYTSEKPVWHTDTKGKKDVKLVLQDDRNLVLYAADGPAWSSKTETSEPPPPAPEAAAPEPEVAPAAVEEPAPAAAPEPAAPPPPPPAPEPRTYTVVSGDTLWAIAERFYGDGNRYQQIADASGIANPDLIHPGQVLTIP; translated from the coding sequence GTGGGAGACACACTGACCGAAGGACAGAAGCTGGAGAAGGGGGGGTCGCTCACCTCCAACAACGGCGCTTACACGCTGACGTTGCAGGACGATGGCAACCTCGTGTTGGAGGCACGTGGCCAAGCGGTCTGGTCGACTTCCACCAACGGCCAGGACGTGCAGCGGGCGGAGGTGCAGACCGACGGTAACTTCGTGCTCTACACCTCCGAGAAGCCGGTCTGGCACACCGACACCAAGGGCAAGAAGGACGTCAAGCTGGTTCTCCAGGACGACCGCAACCTGGTGCTGTACGCCGCGGACGGCCCGGCCTGGTCTTCCAAGACCGAGACCTCCGAGCCGCCGCCACCGGCCCCCGAGGCCGCCGCGCCCGAGCCCGAGGTGGCACCTGCCGCTGTGGAAGAGCCCGCACCGGCCGCCGCACCCGAGCCGGCCGCACCGCCGCCACCCCCGCCCGCACCCGAGCCGCGGACCTACACCGTGGTGTCCGGTGACACCCTGTGGGCGATCGCCGAGCGGTTCTACGGCGACGGCAACCGGTACCAGCAGATCGCCGATGCCAGCGGCATCGCCAACCCTGACCTGATTCACCCGGGCCAGGTTCTGACGATTCCCTGA
- a CDS encoding Rv1815 family serine proteinase — MAGVPVAGLLVCPIPTAAAAGSLVYPGMEIRQGTNLCTLGFVDPATRVGFTAGHCRGGGPVNDRDGNFIGHMGSFRDNTPDGATVDTNHMISDWETIQLAGDVVVNNVLPGGRMLVEDPAVVPTPGAPVCHFGVVTGETCGTVEAVNNGWFTMANGVVSQKGDSGGPVYVVTPDGRAAIVGMFNSTWGNYPAAVSWQNASGQARSDGAPLAGEVSNLVGQP; from the coding sequence ATGGCGGGGGTTCCGGTGGCAGGGCTGCTGGTATGTCCAATCCCCACGGCCGCCGCGGCGGGTTCGCTGGTGTACCCCGGGATGGAGATCCGTCAGGGCACCAATCTGTGCACGCTGGGCTTCGTGGATCCGGCCACCCGGGTCGGATTCACCGCGGGGCACTGCCGTGGCGGTGGGCCGGTGAACGACCGGGACGGTAATTTCATCGGGCACATGGGGTCATTCCGGGACAACACACCCGACGGTGCCACGGTCGACACCAATCACATGATCTCCGACTGGGAGACCATCCAACTCGCCGGCGACGTCGTGGTGAACAACGTCCTGCCGGGCGGGCGGATGCTCGTGGAGGATCCCGCCGTGGTGCCGACGCCCGGGGCCCCGGTCTGCCATTTCGGGGTGGTGACCGGGGAGACCTGCGGCACCGTCGAGGCCGTCAACAACGGCTGGTTCACCATGGCCAATGGGGTGGTCAGCCAGAAGGGCGACTCCGGTGGCCCGGTGTACGTGGTCACACCGGATGGTCGGGCTGCCATCGTGGGGATGTTCAACAGCACGTGGGGCAACTACCCGGCCGCCGTATCGTGGCAGAACGCCAGCGGCCAGGCCCGCAGCGACGGCGCTCCGCTCGCCGGCGAGGTGTCGAATCTCGTCGGCCAGCCCTGA
- a CDS encoding VOC family protein, translating into MLDQTPVQIAWVTADLDATERALTTLLGARRWVRMPAVHFGPETCSYRGEPADFVADISLSYAGDTQLELIAPVRGESVYTEFLDRHGSGLHHICVEAADEPAFDAKLRDAEADGAPVVCQGVMPGGMRFAYLSAVAAGVPYLEIAYIPPEIRAFFDYVKQEQQ; encoded by the coding sequence ATGCTTGATCAGACACCTGTCCAGATCGCCTGGGTTACCGCCGATCTGGATGCCACCGAACGGGCGCTGACCACCCTGCTGGGGGCGCGCCGGTGGGTGCGTATGCCCGCGGTGCACTTCGGCCCCGAAACCTGCAGCTACCGCGGCGAACCCGCCGATTTCGTCGCCGACATCTCACTCAGCTACGCCGGCGACACCCAACTGGAGCTCATCGCCCCCGTGCGCGGCGAGAGTGTCTACACCGAGTTCCTGGACCGGCACGGATCGGGCCTGCACCACATCTGCGTCGAAGCGGCCGACGAGCCCGCATTCGACGCCAAACTGCGGGACGCCGAGGCCGACGGGGCGCCCGTTGTCTGCCAGGGCGTCATGCCCGGAGGCATGAGATTCGCCTACCTGTCGGCCGTCGCGGCCGGGGTGCCGTATCTGGAGATCGCTTACATTCCGCCCGAGATCCGGGCGTTCTTCGACTATGTGAAACAGGAGCAGCAGTGA
- a CDS encoding FAD-binding protein, which yields MKEIPAVLEASEVVAAEAWSDEFDVVVLGFGIAGGCAAVSAAAQGARVLVLEKAAAAGGTTSMAGGHFYLGGGTAVQEATGHPDTADEMYKYLVAVSREPDLEKIRAYCDGSVEHFNWLEALGFQFERSFYPGKVVVPPGTEGLSYTGNEKVWPFTEQAKPAPRGHSVPVPGELGGAAMVIDLLLKRAETLGVAIRYETGATNLIVDDGAVVGVKWKHFGETGCVKAKSVIITAGGFAMNPEMVAEYTPALGKKRRTKHHGEVEPYILGNPNDDGLGIRMGVAAGGVANGMDQLFITAAAYPPEILLTGVIVNNQGQRFVAEDSYHSRTSAFVLEQPDQQAYLIVDEAHMEMPAMPLIQFIDGYETIAEVEEALGIPAGNLAATLERYNKNAAGGEDPDFHKQPDYIAAQDTGPYAAFDLSLGVAMYSGFTMGGLTVSIDGEVLREDGSVIAGLYAAGACASNIAQDGKGYASGVQLGEGSFFGRRAGTHAAGR from the coding sequence GTGAAGGAAATCCCCGCGGTCCTAGAGGCCTCCGAGGTCGTCGCCGCCGAAGCCTGGTCCGACGAGTTCGACGTCGTGGTGCTCGGTTTCGGCATCGCCGGAGGTTGCGCGGCGGTCAGCGCCGCGGCGCAGGGCGCCCGCGTGCTGGTACTGGAGAAGGCTGCCGCGGCCGGCGGCACCACCTCGATGGCCGGCGGGCACTTCTATCTCGGCGGCGGCACCGCCGTGCAGGAGGCGACCGGGCACCCCGACACCGCCGACGAGATGTACAAGTACCTCGTCGCCGTGTCCCGCGAGCCCGATCTGGAGAAGATCCGCGCCTACTGCGACGGCAGCGTCGAGCACTTCAATTGGCTTGAGGCGCTGGGCTTCCAGTTCGAGCGCAGCTTCTACCCGGGCAAGGTCGTCGTGCCGCCCGGCACCGAGGGGCTGTCCTACACCGGCAACGAGAAGGTGTGGCCGTTCACCGAGCAGGCCAAGCCGGCTCCGCGCGGACACTCGGTGCCGGTGCCGGGGGAGCTGGGCGGCGCCGCGATGGTGATCGATCTCCTGCTGAAACGCGCTGAGACGCTGGGCGTGGCGATCCGCTACGAGACCGGGGCCACAAACCTGATCGTCGACGACGGGGCGGTCGTCGGGGTGAAGTGGAAGCACTTCGGCGAAACCGGTTGTGTCAAAGCGAAATCGGTCATCATCACGGCCGGCGGATTCGCGATGAACCCCGAGATGGTCGCCGAGTACACCCCGGCACTGGGCAAGAAGCGCCGCACCAAGCATCACGGTGAGGTGGAGCCGTACATCCTGGGCAACCCCAACGACGACGGGCTGGGCATCCGGATGGGTGTCGCGGCAGGCGGCGTCGCCAACGGTATGGATCAGCTGTTCATCACCGCTGCGGCCTACCCGCCCGAGATCCTGTTGACCGGCGTCATCGTCAACAACCAGGGTCAGCGGTTCGTCGCCGAGGACTCCTACCACTCGCGCACCTCGGCATTCGTTCTGGAGCAGCCCGATCAGCAGGCGTACCTCATCGTGGACGAGGCGCACATGGAGATGCCGGCGATGCCGCTGATCCAGTTCATCGACGGCTACGAGACCATTGCCGAAGTCGAAGAGGCACTGGGGATTCCGGCCGGCAACCTGGCCGCCACGCTGGAGCGGTACAACAAGAACGCGGCAGGCGGCGAGGATCCCGACTTCCACAAGCAGCCCGACTACATCGCCGCGCAGGACACGGGTCCGTACGCGGCCTTCGATCTGTCACTCGGCGTCGCCATGTACTCGGGCTTCACCATGGGTGGGCTGACGGTGTCGATCGACGGCGAGGTGCTGCGAGAGGACGGCAGCGTCATCGCCGGCCTGTACGCGGCAGGCGCCTGCGCGTCCAACATCGCTCAGGACGGCAAGGGATACGCCAGCGGTGTGCAACTCGGCGAAGGATCGTTCTTCGGGCGCCGCGCCGGAACACACGCGGCCGGCCGCTAA
- a CDS encoding ABC transporter ATP-binding protein/permease, translating into MEMFTQSLDWGNEILGSLVWVLKAWAIGAVALVAVAALLARVTTWGRQFWRVTGGYFLGRQSVPVWALLGVLLFSVMLSVRMDVLFSYYVNDQTTALQVAFSGTGSGNEAVRRSGIDGFWHSILIFAMLVTADITRTLLDLYLMQYFIIRWRVWLTDRLTGDWLDQRAYYRGRFIGGFGGTPIDNPDQRIQQDIDVFTTGTGPETNTPTVATAQTLVFGSVYSIVSVVAFTPILWNLAGPLTLFGVTVPKALFWIALLWVAVTTVVAIWIGRPMIRLTFRNSLTNAAFRYALVRVRDGAEAVGFYHGERTERGTLADRFAKVIANYRRLVLRGVAFLGWNRSINQIIDPLPLIIQAPRLFAGQLTYGDVLQSASAFNNVQSSLSFFRSVYDAFAGYRAAIIRLDGLVTANEQARALPRLDTGVSANGGVELEDVEVRSPNGDLLLHDLDMQLAPGDSLVITGPSGTGKTTLLRSLARLWPYGSGTVRYPGQGEVMFLSQLPYAPLGDLRTVACYPSPTGTYSDDEIRAALDAVALGNLASRLDEDADWGKVLSPGEQQRIAFARVLLAKPSAVFLDEATSALDAGQQYALYTTLRTELPDCIVVSISHRDSVNRLHDRRLELLGDGRWNLVPVGEPA; encoded by the coding sequence ATGGAGATGTTCACCCAGTCACTGGACTGGGGCAACGAGATCCTCGGGTCGCTGGTCTGGGTCCTCAAGGCGTGGGCGATCGGCGCGGTGGCGCTGGTCGCGGTCGCCGCCCTCCTGGCTCGTGTCACCACGTGGGGCCGTCAGTTCTGGCGGGTCACCGGTGGCTATTTCCTTGGGCGCCAGAGCGTTCCGGTGTGGGCACTGCTGGGTGTGCTGCTCTTCTCGGTGATGCTCTCGGTCCGGATGGACGTGCTCTTCAGCTACTACGTGAACGACCAGACCACTGCCCTGCAGGTGGCGTTCTCCGGCACCGGTTCTGGCAACGAGGCGGTGCGCCGGTCGGGAATCGACGGATTCTGGCACTCGATCCTGATCTTCGCGATGTTGGTCACGGCCGACATCACCCGCACCTTGCTCGACCTGTACCTGATGCAGTACTTCATCATTCGCTGGCGGGTCTGGCTGACCGACCGGCTCACCGGCGACTGGCTGGACCAGCGTGCCTACTATCGCGGCCGTTTCATCGGCGGTTTCGGCGGAACCCCGATCGACAACCCGGATCAGCGCATCCAGCAGGACATCGATGTCTTCACCACCGGCACCGGCCCCGAGACCAACACCCCGACCGTCGCCACCGCGCAGACGCTGGTGTTCGGATCGGTGTACTCGATCGTCTCGGTCGTCGCGTTCACGCCGATCCTGTGGAACCTCGCCGGCCCGCTGACCCTGTTCGGTGTCACCGTGCCCAAGGCGTTGTTCTGGATCGCACTGCTGTGGGTGGCGGTCACGACGGTGGTGGCGATCTGGATCGGTAGGCCGATGATCCGGTTGACGTTCCGCAACTCCCTCACCAACGCGGCGTTCCGGTACGCGCTCGTGCGCGTCCGCGACGGCGCCGAGGCGGTCGGCTTCTATCACGGCGAGCGCACCGAACGCGGCACGCTGGCAGACCGATTCGCCAAGGTGATCGCGAACTACCGCAGGCTCGTGCTGCGCGGTGTCGCGTTCCTCGGCTGGAATCGGTCCATCAACCAGATCATCGATCCGCTGCCGCTGATCATCCAGGCGCCCCGGTTGTTCGCGGGTCAGCTCACTTACGGCGATGTCCTGCAGTCGGCGAGTGCGTTCAACAACGTGCAGAGCTCGTTGAGCTTCTTCCGCTCGGTATACGACGCCTTCGCCGGTTACCGGGCCGCGATCATCCGCCTCGACGGCCTCGTCACCGCGAACGAACAGGCAAGGGCGCTACCGAGATTGGACACCGGGGTGAGCGCCAACGGCGGGGTCGAGCTCGAGGATGTCGAAGTGCGGTCGCCCAACGGCGATCTGCTGCTGCACGACCTCGACATGCAACTCGCACCGGGCGATTCACTGGTCATCACCGGACCGTCCGGCACCGGGAAGACGACACTGCTGCGCAGCCTGGCGCGGCTGTGGCCGTACGGTTCGGGCACGGTGCGCTATCCGGGGCAGGGCGAGGTCATGTTCCTGTCGCAGCTCCCCTATGCCCCGCTGGGCGATCTGCGGACGGTGGCCTGTTATCCCTCACCGACCGGGACCTACAGCGACGACGAGATCCGGGCCGCGCTCGACGCGGTCGCCCTGGGAAATCTGGCCTCGCGGCTGGACGAGGACGCCGACTGGGGCAAGGTGCTGTCCCCGGGCGAACAGCAGCGGATCGCGTTCGCCCGGGTTCTGTTGGCCAAGCCGTCGGCGGTGTTCCTCGACGAAGCCACCTCGGCGCTCGACGCCGGTCAGCAGTACGCGCTGTACACGACGCTGCGCACCGAGTTGCCCGACTGCATCGTGGTCAGTATCAGCCACCGCGACAGCGTCAACCGGCTCCACGACCGTCGCCTGGAACTGCTCGGCGACGGTCGGTGGAACCTCGTGCCGGTCGGCGAGCCCGCTTAG
- a CDS encoding ABC transporter ATP-binding protein/permease: MEMFTPTLDWGNELGTSLVWIAKGWLIAAVCTLVILVLLARFTTWGRQYWRITRGYFTGRDSVIVWAWLAALLLSVITSVRLTVLFSYYGNDLMTSFQVIAGGISSGNEAVKQSGKDGFWMSMTVFAILATLNVARIMLDLYMTQRFMLRWRAWLTDRLTADWLHGKAYYRARFIDATIDNPDQRIQTDIDTFTGSTDSLPNRPNNTSTATLLFGAINAIASMISFTAILWNLSGEITLPFVGIELPRAIFWIGIIYVLFATVVAFWIGRPIITLSFNNEKFNAAFRYALVRLRDASEAVAFYRGEIAERTGLRRLFEPVVTNYKHYVNRMTKFLGWNLTIDQAQELIPYVVQFPRFYSGEITLGALSQTASAFRSLLDGLSFFRGAYDNFAGYRAAIIRLYGLVVSNEEARELPEVTTTPCVDGTVKLTDIEVRTPDGRQLINPLDLHLQVGDTLVITGPSGSGKTTLLRSLAELWPFTSGTLTRPCGPNETMFLSQLPYVPLGDLRAVVTYPGEEGVVDDETLKRTLDEVALAHLVNRLDEVQDWAKVLSPGEQQRIAFARILLVKPKVVFLDESTSALDEGLEYMLYQRVRTELPNTILVSVSHRTTVEQHHTHELELLGDGEWRLGRIEDDAAGLVKQP; encoded by the coding sequence ATGGAGATGTTCACCCCGACACTGGACTGGGGCAACGAGCTCGGGACATCGCTGGTGTGGATCGCCAAGGGCTGGCTGATCGCGGCGGTGTGCACCCTGGTGATCCTGGTCCTGCTCGCCAGGTTCACCACCTGGGGCCGCCAGTACTGGCGGATCACCCGCGGATACTTCACCGGCCGGGACAGCGTGATCGTGTGGGCCTGGCTGGCCGCGCTGCTGCTCTCGGTGATCACCAGCGTGCGCCTGACCGTGCTGTTCAGCTATTACGGCAACGACCTGATGACCAGTTTCCAGGTCATCGCGGGCGGCATCTCCAGTGGCAACGAGGCCGTGAAGCAGTCGGGTAAAGACGGCTTCTGGATGTCGATGACCGTCTTCGCCATCCTGGCGACGCTCAACGTCGCGCGGATCATGCTCGACCTCTATATGACCCAGCGCTTCATGCTGCGGTGGCGCGCGTGGCTCACCGATCGGCTCACCGCCGACTGGCTGCACGGGAAGGCCTACTACCGGGCCCGCTTCATCGACGCCACGATCGACAACCCCGACCAGCGCATCCAGACCGACATCGATACGTTCACGGGCAGCACGGACTCCCTGCCGAACCGGCCGAACAACACCTCGACCGCGACCCTGTTGTTCGGGGCGATCAACGCGATCGCCTCGATGATTTCGTTCACCGCGATTCTGTGGAACCTCTCGGGCGAGATCACCTTGCCCTTCGTCGGCATCGAGCTGCCACGGGCGATCTTCTGGATCGGCATCATCTACGTGCTGTTCGCCACGGTGGTGGCGTTCTGGATCGGCCGGCCCATCATCACGCTGTCGTTCAACAACGAGAAGTTCAACGCTGCGTTCCGGTACGCCCTGGTGCGCCTGCGCGACGCGTCGGAAGCGGTGGCGTTCTACCGCGGCGAGATCGCCGAGCGCACCGGCCTGCGCCGTCTCTTCGAACCGGTCGTGACCAACTACAAGCACTACGTCAACCGGATGACGAAGTTCCTCGGCTGGAACCTGACGATCGACCAGGCCCAGGAACTCATCCCGTACGTCGTGCAGTTCCCTCGGTTCTACAGCGGCGAGATCACTCTCGGCGCGCTGTCGCAGACGGCGAGCGCGTTCCGCAGCCTGCTCGACGGCCTGTCGTTCTTCCGCGGCGCCTACGACAACTTCGCCGGTTACCGGGCCGCGATCATCCGTCTGTACGGCCTGGTCGTCTCGAACGAAGAGGCCCGGGAGCTGCCGGAGGTGACCACCACCCCGTGTGTGGACGGCACGGTGAAGCTCACCGACATCGAGGTCCGCACGCCCGACGGCAGGCAACTCATCAACCCGCTCGACCTGCACCTGCAGGTGGGTGACACGTTGGTGATCACCGGGCCGTCCGGCAGCGGCAAGACCACGCTGCTTCGCAGCCTCGCCGAACTGTGGCCGTTCACGTCGGGCACCCTGACCCGTCCGTGCGGGCCCAACGAGACCATGTTCCTCTCGCAGTTGCCGTATGTGCCGCTCGGTGACCTGCGCGCGGTGGTGACCTATCCGGGTGAGGAAGGCGTCGTCGACGACGAGACGCTCAAGCGGACCCTCGACGAGGTGGCCCTGGCGCATCTGGTCAACCGGCTCGACGAGGTCCAGGACTGGGCCAAGGTGTTGTCTCCCGGTGAGCAGCAACGGATTGCGTTCGCGCGGATCCTGCTCGTCAAGCCCAAGGTGGTGTTCCTCGACGAGTCGACCTCGGCTCTCGACGAAGGCCTGGAGTACATGCTGTACCAGCGGGTGCGCACCGAACTGCCGAACACCATCCTGGTCAGCGTCAGCCACCGCACCACGGTCGAGCAGCACCACACCCACGAACTCGAGCTGCTCGGTGACGGTGAATGGCGGCTCGGCCGGATCGAGGACGACGCGGCCGGCCTGGTCAAGCAACCCTGA